The following coding sequences are from one Microcoleus sp. FACHB-831 window:
- a CDS encoding group 1 truncated hemoglobin, with amino-acid sequence MTSLYEKIGGQAAVAGVVDDFYKLVLADDTVSSFFVHTDMEKQRRHQTAFISFALGGPQYSGRSMEKAHEGLNLQPQHFDAIAKHLGEAMAAHGVPQEDINTALGHVASLKDAVLYK; translated from the coding sequence ATGACGAGTTTATACGAGAAGATTGGCGGACAAGCAGCCGTTGCGGGCGTAGTGGATGATTTTTATAAGCTTGTTTTGGCAGACGATACAGTTAGTTCGTTTTTCGTTCATACAGATATGGAAAAACAGCGTCGTCATCAAACTGCTTTTATTTCCTTTGCCCTTGGTGGCCCTCAATACTCAGGCCGTTCGATGGAAAAAGCGCACGAAGGTTTGAATTTGCAGCCGCAACACTTTGATGCGATCGCCAAGCATCTGGGCGAGGCAATGGCTGCACATGGAGTACCGCAAGAAGATATTAACACAGCACTCGGACACGTTGCGAGTTTAAAAGATGCTGTTTTATACAAGTAA
- a CDS encoding pentapeptide repeat-containing protein — protein MAWKITAEELLARYADGERDFRGIELIQSEGVPQDCMIDLEGAILRDINLRGAYLRQAYLRGADLTGADLFGVSLERAWLKHAIIRDANLYSANLRWCDLTGADLGGTNLAQMNATRAIFCGANIRSFEFAILIRTNFRDAYISPNIIWSYGNFVYETIMPDGSIKNGPFFGEF, from the coding sequence ATGGCTTGGAAAATCACTGCTGAGGAATTGTTGGCTAGGTATGCTGATGGAGAGCGCGATTTTCGAGGGATTGAGTTGATCCAATCCGAGGGCGTTCCCCAGGATTGTATGATTGACCTCGAAGGGGCTATTTTGCGAGATATTAACTTGCGTGGAGCCTATTTGAGACAAGCTTATTTGAGAGGAGCCGATTTGACTGGAGCCGATTTGTTTGGTGTTTCCTTGGAAAGAGCTTGGTTGAAGCACGCTATTATCAGGGATGCTAATTTGTATTCCGCCAACTTGCGTTGGTGTGATTTGACTGGAGCCGATTTGGGAGGAACCAACTTGGCTCAGATGAATGCTACTCGTGCTATCTTCTGTGGAGCCAACATCAGGAGTTTCGAGTTCGCTATTCTGATTAGAACTAACTTCAGAGATGCTTACATCAGTCCCAATATTATTTGGAGTTATGGTAACTTTGTTTACGAAACCATTATGCCCGATGGCAGTATCAAAAACGGTCCCTTTTTCGGAGAGTTTTAG